The Quercus robur chromosome 3, dhQueRobu3.1, whole genome shotgun sequence DNA segment TCTCACCCTCAACTTCCTATCTTTGTCCTTCTCTTCTGGTAGTCGTCCATCTCTCAAATATGATATAatcggggtcatccaatttcctCTGCTCTCCCCCTGTTGTACTTCTGGGATATCTATACTTGGCATATACTGAACTTCATCAAATTCGTCCATAGATTCATTTGCTGAGGCTTCTTTTGCTATAGTATCAACTTCCACGTTctcctcccttgggatttgaacgacgtcagctttttcaaatcttttcatAAGGCGCATCACCCTACTAAGGTATTTCCTCATCCGTTCTTCCTTTGCTTCATAGATCCCATTTACTTGCCCCATGACCAACTGAGAATCCCCCAAGACGAGTATAGACTTGGCTTCCACAAACTTAGCTAATTCTAGTTCTTTGAGAAGGGCTTCATACTTAACTTCATTGTTAGTTGCTTGGTATTGTAGACGAACCTTATGTTTCAGTTTGTCTCCTTCTGGGGATTGTAGGACCACACCAATTCCACCTGCATGTCGTGTAGACGAACCATCCACATGGACGACCCATCTCTTACTGTCTTCTGTCTCATCATGATTTGGGGTAAACTCCGCAATGAAATCTGCTAGtgcttgagcttttatggcatgccttggttgatatcTAATGTCAAACTCACTGA contains these protein-coding regions:
- the LOC126719496 gene encoding uncharacterized protein LOC126719496, whose product is MEKLAFALITASRKLRYYFQAHVINVMTDHPLKNEMNRLEAAGRLIQWAIELSEFDIRYQPRHAIKAQALADFIAEFTPNHDETEDSKRWVVHVDGSSTRHAGGIGVVLQSPEGDKLKHKVRLQYQATNNEVKYEALLKELELAKFVEAKSILVLGDSQLVMGQVNGIYEAKEERMRKYLSRVMRLMKRFEKADVVQIPREENVEVDTIAKEASANESMDEFDEVQYMPSIDIPEVQQGESRGNWMTPIISYLRDGRLPEEKDKDRKLRVRSTRYILMDEVLYKRGFSQPYLRCLAPDEANYVANFVLREVHEEACGNHSGAKSLVHKVVRVGYYWPNMKVDAKAYVKVCDQCQWFSNVPRQP